Proteins encoded in a region of the Elaeis guineensis isolate ETL-2024a chromosome 7, EG11, whole genome shotgun sequence genome:
- the LOC140859252 gene encoding E3 ubiquitin-protein ligase WAV3-like: MSDAGRAEAADAINSLVTSGGTDIAGGLSAGIRILKERRFRNPVASIILLSDGIDTMDGFSLAGRLQSSRRTRDFLQRLPPSARSVGPIHTFGFGANHDPTIMDAVAEATGGTFSFVEEEAAVSDAFAACLAGLLSVVAQYLHLTICSASPGVHLTSVGTGNYSSRISDQRLMEVIEVGDMYAEEEKFVLLDVTVPIKEDKNDPSMQLISVYCSYVDPLTQDIIHVEEERTIVRRPDSLSPEDEIANLIVDGQRNRILVAEMSIAEAQAKADGGDLKGAKAVLDARRGGTSSFLSLFSWVEFFRSLVDKMC; the protein is encoded by the coding sequence ATGTCCGACGCCGGACGTGCGGAGGCGGCCGACGCCATCAACTCCCTCGTCACCTCTGGCGGGACGGACATCGCCGGCGGCCTCTCCGCCGGCATTCGCATCCTCAAGGAGCGCCGTTTCCGCAACCCCGTGGCGAGCATCATCCTCCTTTCCGATGGCATCGATACCATGGATGGCTTCTCCCTCGCCGGCCGCCTGCAGAGCTCTCGACGGACGAGAGACTTCCTCCAACGCCTGCCCCCCTCCGCCCGGAGCGTCGGGCCGATCCACACCTTCGGTTTCGGCGCGAACCACGACCCGACCATCATGGACGCCGTGGCCGAAGCCACCGGCGGGACCTTCTCGTTCGTCGAGGAGGAGGCGGCGGTCTCGGACGCGTTTGCCGCGTGCCTCGCCGGCCTGCTCAGCGTGGTCGCGCAGTACTTGCATCTGACCATATGCTCGGCCTCGCCGGGTGTCCACCTCACCTCGGTCGGCACCGGGAACTACTCGTCCAGGATCTCGGACCAACGCCTGATGGAGGTCATCGAAGTCGGTGACATGTATGCCGAAGAAGAGAAGTTCGTCCTCCTCGACGTCACGGTTCCCATCAAAGAAGACAAAAACGATCCATCGATGCAGCTTATAAGCGTTTACTGCTCTTACGTCGATCCTCTTACCCAAGATATCATCCACGTGGAAGAGGAGAGAACCATAGTCCGCCGGCCCGATAGCCTATCGCCGGAGGATGAGATCGCGAACTTGATCGTCGACGGGCAGCGGAACCGGATTCTGGTGGCCGAGATGAGCATTGCGGAGGCTCAGGCGAAGGCCGACGGTGGGGACCTGAAAGGCGCGAAGGCGGTGCTCGACGCACGGAGGGGAGGCACCAGtagttttctttctttgtttagttGGGTCGAGTTCTTTCGTTCTCTAGTTGACAAGATGTGTTAG
- the LOC140859213 gene encoding uncharacterized protein: MASTSKASLIVAASMGAVEALKDQAGLCRWNYALRSLHQLVKSSVGSLSQATRMATSIERSIGRIERAKRMEQTLEKVMYLSCYGPK, translated from the coding sequence ATGGCCTCAACAAGCAAGGCTTCCTTGATTGTGGCAGCGAGCATGGGAGCAGTGGAAGCGCTCAAGGATCAAGCAGGGCTATGCCGATGGAACTACGCATTGAGATCTCTCCACCAGCTAGTCAAGAGCAGTGTGGGATCTTTAAGTCAAGCCACCAGGATGGCTACTTCAATTGAAAGGAGCATAGGGAGGATCGAGAGAGCTAAGAGGATGGAGCAGACCCTGGAGAAAGTCATGTACTTAAGCTGCTATGGGCCGAAATAG
- the LOC140859251 gene encoding E3 ubiquitin-protein ligase WAV3-like encodes LPPLPLPPAVGPLRELPHLRRRRTSPHLYLSSTSPSAPVAIETFPEFPAIAAASSPSSFSVLIKARAPPLSTLRRHDGRAALDLVAVLDVSNSMTGRKLALLKHAVGFVIRRLSPSDRLAIVAFSNTTNRVLALRLMSDAGRAEAADAINSLVTSGGTDIAGGLSAGIRILKERRFRNPVASIILLSDGIDTMDGFSLAGRLQSSRRTRDFLQRLPPSARSVGPIHTFGFGANHDPTIMDAVAEATGGTFSFVEEEAAVSDAFAACLAGLLSVVAQYLHLTICSASPGVHLTSVGTGNYSSRISDQRLMEVIEVGDMYAEEEKFVLLDVTVPIKEDKNDPSMQLISVYCSYVDPLTQDIIHVEEERTIVRRPDSLSPEDEIANLIVDGQRNRILVAEMSIAEAQAKADGGDLKGAKAVLDARRGGTSSFLSLFSWVEFFRSLVDKMC; translated from the coding sequence CTGCCCCCTCTGCCGCTCCCCCCTGCCGTCGGCCCCCTTCGAGAACTTCCCCACCTTCGACGACGACGAACCTCTCCCCACCTCTATCTCTCGTCCACCTCCCCCTCCGCCCCCGTCGCCATCGAGACCTTCCCCGAATTCCCTGCCATCGCCGCCGCCTCCTCTCCATCCTCCTTCTCAGTCCTAATCAAGGCCCGCGCCCCGCCTCTCTCCACCCTCCGCCGCCACGACGGTCGTGCCGCCCTCGACCTCGTCGCCGTTCTCGATGTCAGCAACAGCATGACCGGCCGCAAGCTTGCACTCCTCAAGCACGCCGTCGGCTTCGTAATCCGAAGACTCTCTCCCTCCGACCGCCTTGCCATCGTCGCCTTCTCCAACACCACCAATCGCGTGCTCGCCCTCCGCCTCATGTCCGACGCCGGACGTGCGGAGGCGGCCGACGCCATCAACTCCCTCGTCACCTCTGGCGGGACGGACATCGCCGGCGGCCTCTCCGCCGGCATTCGCATCCTCAAGGAGCGCCGTTTCCGCAACCCCGTGGCGAGCATCATCCTCCTTTCCGATGGCATCGATACCATGGATGGCTTCTCCCTCGCCGGCCGCCTGCAGAGCTCTCGACGGACGAGAGACTTCCTCCAACGCCTGCCCCCCTCCGCCCGGAGCGTCGGGCCGATCCACACCTTCGGTTTCGGCGCGAACCACGACCCGACCATCATGGACGCCGTGGCCGAAGCCACCGGCGGGACCTTCTCGTTCGTCGAGGAGGAGGCGGCGGTCTCGGACGCGTTTGCCGCGTGCCTCGCCGGCCTGCTCAGCGTGGTCGCGCAGTACTTGCATCTGACCATATGCTCGGCCTCGCCGGGTGTCCACCTCACCTCGGTCGGCACCGGGAACTACTCGTCCAGGATCTCGGACCAACGCCTGATGGAGGTCATCGAAGTCGGTGACATGTATGCCGAAGAAGAGAAGTTCGTCCTCCTCGACGTCACGGTTCCCATCAAAGAAGACAAAAACGATCCATCGATGCAGCTTATAAGCGTTTACTGCTCTTACGTCGATCCTCTTACCCAAGATATCATCCACGTGGAAGAGGAGAGAACCATAGTCCGCCGGCCCGATAGCCTATCGCCGGAGGATGAGATCGCGAACTTGATCGTCGACGGGCAGCGGAACCGGATTCTGGTGGCCGAGATGAGCATTGCGGAGGCTCAGGCGAAGGCCGACGGTGGGGACCTGAAAGGCGCGAAGGCGGTGCTCGACGCACGGAGGGGAGGCACCAGtagttttctttctttgtttagttGGGTCGAGTTCTTTCGTTCTCTAGTTGACAAGATGTGTTAG